The genomic interval tcctctgaaacggataggcagattttgatgaaacttgacagaattgttccttgggtggtccttaaccaaaattgctcaaatggttccggtccgctgcacaacatggctgccagggcaaaaaaaatagaaaaacctttaaagaacatcttctcagaaaccgatgatcagattttgatgaaacttaatagaaatgttccttggatggtcctttatcaaatttgcttcaatggtttcggtccactgcacaagatgccccccagaggtaaaaatagaaaaacctttaaacgacttctcctcagaaaccgatgatcgtattgcaatgaaacttgacagaaatgttacttgggtagtccttaaccaaaatagcccaaacagttctggtctgctgcacaacatggcagccagagctaaaaataggaaaaacctttacaccacttctcctcagaaaccgatgatcagattttgatgaaacttgacagaaatgttccttgggtggtcattaaccaaaatttgttaaatggttccagtccactgcacaccatggctgccagagctaaaaaataaaaaaaactttatacgacttgtcgtcgaaaccgatgaccttttttcgataaaacttgacagaaatgtttgtttggtgctcctttactcaaattgcccaaatcatttcggtccactgcacaacatggcagccagagctattaaagtaaaaattttttttaaataacttctcctcaaaaattgatgattgtatttctatgaaacttgacgaaaatgttcgttaggtggtctttgcttgaaccttttggccagtggagcacaggcactgatgtgcctcttgttgttgaaatattagaactCTAGTGTTTAGCTTTATAATTGTTGATCCTCTTTATGAGGCCAAAAGGCACAGTCGTgccccatataagcaatttctgctttatgcgttgagcgttgccgcataaacgtggtcgtcctgtttatgcgttgaaaatcaccgcataaacgaaaaaaacacgtttatgcggcgatgctgctatgcggcgttacaatGGATATTTTTGGCAATAAATTATTGTACGTTTTTCATATTACTTTATGTTCTTGTTTAGGGCTTCCGATGTAAAAATTAgctttcaatttaaaaagaaaacattgctAATAGTCTGAATTTTGATTCCTATATGCTCCATTTGAATTTTCTATCGATAAAGGAAAACCCTTACCGATAACtaatatgcaaaataaacataccataacataaattaaagctgcactctcacagattaaccatttttacaacttttttatttgttttgtcttggaaagagcaatttgctttgtatatatctgcaaaccaatgatataagattgctgacaaaaaataggatcgtagattttcatttttccgttcgaaaatgaatgttttatggcctaatggtttaagaaaaatgcataaaacattaattttgaactttaaaaaataaaaatctgcgaactaatttttgtcagcggtcttacttaactggtttccatggattttcgccaaaaaatggctagttccaagacaaaaaataaaaaagttgtcaaaacgttcaatctgttagAGCGCAGCTTTTAAGGACCCAGATGTATACTAGAAGCTATCGCACTTTGTATTTTAGTTCGTGATATTACATTTTTCTTGCAATATTTCAGAgacaaaaaagtttgtttttaatgtttcgGTACAATGTTTACAGTGTTCTATCTCAACACATAAAAGCCTTTCAAAcgatattgaaattaaattgagATACCGGGCATACAACAGTCACACTATTGTTTATAAGATACCTATCCTTTACATGAACAAAACAgattgaaatcaaaattgatgcagtattttacaaaatatgtgttttggtttaatatttaaaattaatcctttgcttttaaaagaaaaaagctgTCTTCAGAGAACGAAATATCCTCGGTAAGACCCtgttttattattcttataaaGGTGTAAATggcttaatatgttttatgattaacaaTTTAACGGCACTGTTTGTACCTTTGATGAAGGAAGAGAACATACTAGACAATGTATCTCTCAATTATAAGACATGAGTCGGTAGTATTAAACAACTATTTCCGCAGATTGCCTGCGCTGCGTCTGCTGCTCCTGCATTCGATGTTTTCCCGCGATATAGCACAATTGGGTGTTGTGCAAAAGTAAGACCCATCATAATGACGACACGCGTCAATAGGATCGCTCTTTGTtagtgtaagcttatttatactcacacTCGGGCCTTgtccattcggcgagtgctccgttaagattgttagtcattttagtattttatggAGCATaatgcacagacagaatgtaagcCTGATTAAAGCTACACTGGTTTtgaacgtgcaccagtgtatagcactgttacacgggacccccatttaacgccCCTCcaggaagacgattagtatttttagtgatgcgacgggggatcgatcctgcgacccctggattgatagccaagtgtgttaccactagaccacggatccgtcACGATCGATCTTTAATGTAATCCTTGTTATTTATAGTGAATCCTGTTATAAACATGCTACTCTAATTATCCATCTATTTGAGTGGTAAACAATTATCTACTCTTTTTGAATATGCAAATGAGATACCGTACATGCTTAATTTTACTTCTCGTGTTGGAGGCCAATACATATGTGCCTTCCTGTGGCACGGACCCTTTGAGGTATAAGGAATGAACCGAGTAGAAACTGTCATGGCATCAAAATATCCGACTCTGTTGCAATACCAAGAAAgtgcatattttttaatgggTACATAATATAATCGTTCAAAAACTTCCAACGACGATGACTTTGCCTTTATGGGATCATGGCGAAAATGCTTATAAACTTTTCTCCTATACGAGTCGTTGAAACCCTTGCACTTTATGTCGCAGAAATTGGACAGcgttttacaataattttgcGAAGACAAATCTAATTTTTTAATGTTCGTCATGCACAATAAAACATGccattttcgttttattataagcgtaaaatgaaacttgaaacaatttttcaatAGTTAGAGCCCCATTCTGTTCAAGTATTCTTTTGTTTGTATAACAAATTGACTTCTCTTAACCTTCTTTGACCTTTTTAACCCCAAGGATGATAACAAAAGTACttttatagcaattacaaaatgcagcAAAACTGAAAGTATTATCTAAATTTAGcgcaaatataacaaaatatgcattttttaactaAGAAATTTTGGgtgttatatatatgtttcccggatttgcttttgaaaacacttattttatcattattttactataaGATATCGAAATAGcagaaaaataaagttatagtataaaaaataaagtgggGTGCGAACCTGCGccgtaaaaaataaaaataagcagACATACAACACTTAATCAATTTGACCACGAAGATTTTTACATATCTAGTCGGTATTTTGACATCTTTACCATTTAAGGGGTATGAACgtaattgggctggtcaaagtttGTGGAGTCCCAGTACTCcatgcgtactttgaccagcgtTCATaatcatatccccgataatgacatcaatcccgcaattcattacatatatttacaccaaaagtgcattatttcattcaagaattgttgaaaacactttatttcattgaagaaaACCTTTTAGTAaccctttcttacccattctgtaaaagAACGACCCGAAACGTAACCGgaaacgttttatcaaatgacgtcacgataACGCGGAAAAAGATCAGCTACTTGAAAGctcttataaatgtaaaattgaaacacttatggcaacggtacatttaacatatcattatttaacactttctaaaatgttcatttatatttgGCGGCActtgctgacacaatacaaacaattacaagatcaaaaaaatcatgtatattgttattcgATGAATAGTCCTTTTCAACTTAACTGCGGTGCTGAACCTAGCGAATGCGCAAAACGTATCAGGGGTGGCGAGCGTCATtaacaaaaaagataaaatggTGAAAAGTTGCTCGGTTTTCGGATGCACACATCGCGCAAATTCTGTGGCGACAGAGAAAGGCGTTCGATTCTTCAAGTTTCCTAAAGGTTCGCACAAGCGAAGGAGCTGGATTAAAGCCATGAACAGAAGAGACTGGGTGCCAAATGAAAACTCGTTCGTCTGTTCAGCACACTTTGTTTCCGGGTGGCATAGTTATGATGCTGGGGATGCAGACTACGCTCCTAGTGTATTTATCTACAAGGAGACCGCCGTCGAAGAGAAGCGCCAGGATAGGGCATTCAGAAGAGATTTATCTAAGGTTATTGCTGGatggttataaaataataattttggatctttgaaaatgtaatgtttatttacatgaTATTGCCAATATTGGTCATTTTAATATGGGTATTAATGGTTAAAAAACAGACAGGAAACATTGATTAGGTTTTGAAATAACTCATGTTTGAATTATCATACAGACATTTGAAGCTTCTGCAAAGGCCCACAAGAAAAGGGAAAACAGCATGCTGCATATGTCAACTGCGATGCACACATACTGTGGAGATGGCAAGAATgatgttgatgaagttgtccagaCAGGTCCCATGGAGTACCATGATGATATTTCATCACTTTCACAGAAGATAAAGGTGCTTAATATCGTTGCTATTGTTTCATGAATTAATTATACTTTCTGAAAGGCTTATTTTATGACTGCAAAGTGTTTGATTTCATTACGATGTGTAAGAAACAAGCATTTCTGGCCATATTTTGAATCCATTACCATCGTTCATCTGAATGGTTATCCACACTACTATGAAAGCTGTAATGCAGCATGACCGTGTTATTGTTGCAAGACTTtatataattaagtaaaaatagcTTTAACTCAAATATCAGAACTTACACTAAAATGTGTAATGCATGATTAATTTCATTACAACATACAACAACATTATAGAATATTCGGTTTAAAGTTGcatgtaaataataattaaacatagCATTTCaagttacatgtatgtacatttccTTGAATTTAGTATATATATTCCACATGCATGCAGTGTGACACCCTTATAGAGGAAAACCAACAGCTGAGGGAGGAGAATGAACGATTGAGGAAAGAGCTGAAGATGATGAAGTGGGGCGTCTCCTACTGCTGGTGGCGCACTATCTGGAATTATTGCCAGGTGTGCCATACCTATtgtaaaaattcaaaattagtGCCTTTGTAAGAAATGATATTTCAGagattaatttaaattaaggaaataTATCTACATCAGTGCGTATTTACCAATAAATTTTAAGTTTCCAATCATGTTGTTTCCTTTTCTTGGTCTGAAATTTACAGATAATCAGAGCCATTTACAATGTACACTGCATTTCAAGTTAAAATCCTACCAGTTTGGGGGTATACTGCTTTAAGTTCCTCCATCTTCTGGCTGTAAAAGTCCAGATCCAGTTGCCTTTCACTAGAGGTTTGGGGATGAAACTCCACACAGCTTCTAGTGGTGACAGGTTTATGAGAAGGTAACCTCGGCTTGCTCAAATCCAGTTGGCTGATGGGCTTCGGATCAAGGGTCAATTTCCTTGGAACATTCCATGCCGCCAATTTTGAAGTGCATGCCATGTTGTCTCTATGAAGACTGGCTGTTTGCCCGTAATCCTTAATGGCGAACAGTAGCCAACCAATGTGGCTGCATGATTGCGCTAACCTAAAATATGCAGTTATAATATACGTTTTTTCATAATGACTGTTACAAGTATAATGCTTCTATATAATTAGATAGTGAAATTCACATCTTTGCAAATAAAATGGCGAAAATTAACCGGTTAAGTTACAAACAATATGTATGATATGCACAgacatttttctaataaaatatcaaaacgtAGCTAccttttatttaataacacaTCATATCTGAATACAtgcacatttatatacatgtacatgtagattaTACAAAAGAATGACACATACCCTCCTGGACACTGGCATAAAGCATGAACTGGGTCCTGGTTTCTGAAGCAAGCATAGACTGTGTATTTGATTTTCTTCATGGATGCCAACACCTTGGCCCTAACATACAGGAACTCATGATCTATCTGGAAAGAAACATAAGCAAAAGTTAAATGACTggataataatatttaattattgacaAGGCACTATGATTGTTTTGTACATACTAAACAATTGAAGTACAGGGTGGAAAGAGTAACCCAACGTGGGGCTTGAAATAAGTTGAAGTATTGACTATCTCACAGTTTTATACACCTGGCATTTTTCatcattaattataaataatatatttctactTTGAAAGAATAATATAgctaagaaaatatttattttcttaattattattattaccactGAAAGTTTGATGTCTTGAACATCGCCGGCATAGAAATGGATAACTGCTCTGTCATGAGCCTTAAATGATGTTAGGGGTGCCGTCTCCTTCTTTCTTCCTATCATGAAACGATACAGCCCGTCAAACTTTATCTCAGGCAGCATATCGAAGTCAGTCCTGTACATTACCCCATCATATGGTGGTAAATTCTCCTTCCCGGAAGAAGTTGGCGTTAGCTGATACTTTGATTGAAAACTGATCTTATTCAAAAAATCGCGGGCCGCCATACTGTTTTGTATACGTTAGCAACGTTGCCACCCCTAGGCAGTTGTGCGCATACGTGCATATTTGACCGAAAGAGCCTATTGCGATCCGAGCATATCCGAAtatgttgcgttcatcaattGATAAACGCGATTGCCtaaaagcagttcatttaaggaagggaagttgaggtgtaaatatacattgataacatcgcGTAATattgtcaatcaaccaatcatgctTCAACAGAGCTGTTACCgctaatttaaaaattgtggtcttcaataACGGTATTTGAGccaatattaacatttgctgaaggttTCCAGCCTTTAGTATCATAGATTGACCACTTAATAATAATTCGCCATAAATTATTTCGTCATACATAAAAAAGTGCATCTAACACTTGccaaacatgagcgagtaccttttGGCGATGTTTCAtttaacaacattgataatttttcattcgaaaatattcttgcatcacatttattttagaaagaggagcttaaagatgcactcttacacccaaataagcagtaccacaattaatgcattTGCTTTACTTTACAGAGATTCGAAtacatatagaaaacaatgttttttatgaagaatacGGTGTTTAATTggaagaaaggtgcagaaaacacaggaATTTCACCTCATGGAATGATATACTTTTAAATTTCCGCCATCTTCTGATCGTATGGAAGCCTTGGAGGGCCACTTTTGAGTTTCGACTTACGGGTacttttgacttttgacttttgactttcgACTTTCGACTTATGACTTatgacttttgacttttgacttaGGCTATGCATTATACACGTGCTCCAGAAGCTGAAGGGAACTACGTTGATTTCAGGTATGTAACCcctattttaaacgttttctcTGGCACATACACtgtgaattaaaatgattttaattattcttGCTCAAATACTTAATATCGCATATATTTAATTGTGGGTTGTGACGGAggattttgtgtgtgtgtgtgtgtgtgtgtgtgtgtgtgtgtgtgtgtgtgtgtgtgagaaTGAGTTCAGTAATCTGTTGACtatgttgttaatgttttcatgtttttagtgGTTATACATGTTCTATCTTTCTCAACACAAACTCTGATCTGACAACTTATATCACTTTTAAGACGTTCACAGAGCcagtattaaacatgtatagcTAGGTAAGAAATAGACTGCATTTTTACCGGGCAAACACAGAACCAGCATTAAACATGTATAGGTAGGTAACTTTACCAAGCAAGCACAGAgccagttttaaaaatgtttagcTAGGTAAGAAATATACCATTAATGAGTACTTCCTTTTTGAAGACATATGGAGTACTTTGGACTCAATAGTGTTACCTATGTTGTACAATGTAGagaataatatcatatatataaacatgtttttcagaCACAACTACTCGACTGAAAAATATGAAGATGACAACTTGGATAGTGTTCTGTGTCTGTTTCATAATACTGCTCGGTATTGCCCAAGCTACTGTGCCAAGGTACCTACCACCAACATCTATAACAGACAAAACTCTGCTCACAGTAGAGTACTTTCAGAAAGGCTTTAAGATCTATGAAATTGTTGCATTTTTACTGACACGACATGGCATTATAACGTCATTGAGGACAGTAAAGAGGATACTTAAACGCTTAAATTTGAAACGAcgtaatataatatatacacctTTGGAgattttgtctgatgttataaaCAGAGAAATACAAACAAGTGGACAATGCATAGGTTACCGTACAATGTGGCGTCGGTTAATGCTGGATTACAACATGTACGTCAAAAGGGACGACGTCATGGAAATAATGAGAGCGCTGGATCCAGTTGGTGTAGAGCTGCGAAAAGCACATCGTCTCCGCCGGCGAGTATACTTTGCCAAAGGACCCAATTTTGTATGGCATATAGACGGTTACGACAAATTAAAGCCATATGGATTTTGTATTCATGGTGCGGTGGATGGGTTTAGTAGGAAAATAATATGGTTAGAGGTTTCGGACTCAAATAATGACCCACGCTTAATTGCAAGATACTTTTTAGATACATTGAATGAGCATAAAAAAGTCCCTCGAATACTACGTTCTGATGGTGGCACGGAAAACTGCATTGCTTTACTTTTGCAGCAATACTTCCGGCACGATGCTACTGATCCGTTTGCTGGGGCTCGAAGCGTTGTAGTTGGAAAAAGCACATCGAACCAGCGCATTGAGAGGTGGTGGGGTACATTACGACAAAATGGAATACATTGGTGGATTAACTTTTTCAAAGACTTACGCGATACAGGGACGTTTAATGAGCTGGACGCAATACAATGTGAGAACTTAAAATTTTGCTTTATGGATCTCATACAAACCGAGTTAGACCGGATTGCACAGCAATGGAACGTTCATGAGATAAGGGAACAAACCAATTCTTCGGTTATTggtggaaaacctgacacactGTTCTTTATACCAGGTCTGTTTGAAACTCACGACTTCGGTAATGCAGCGAACTTGAATGACGTAAATGTTTGCAAAGACATGTATTCGCGTCCAAAAAGACACTGTGAGGAATTCAAAGAATTAGCACATCTTTTGAAGCCAGATCTACAGATGCCATTGGACGCTGAGTCAGCACTACGAATGTATACTGAgttgaacaatttaatttcGAGAATTGATTAAACATAAATACCCATTGTACTAATGAATATTGCATGGGCGTACGTTATTGATAAAACTACTTTAAGGGTACTGCATATCAGTTTCGAAAAATGGCgattaaaaatcagaaaattgtTCTAAACAAGAAAAGGTCTTTGAAAGTTCTACCATTTGACTTGCTTATATAGTTGTTTTAAGGCATAAATAAAGCTGTAACGTGTCTCAGAAACTGCTTATGCGGCTTCTTATATGGTAGGTGCACTGTAGTTACATTAACCCTTTActccatatatgcattatactCCTGTCTACGCCTGCTTTCTGGTCAGGATACATCTTGATTGCAAATATGGAATATCATAGAAATTAAATCTTCAGATTCGGCTATGACAATAATATTCATTAGTTTATGTGCTACTATAAagatatattcaattatatactCATGGTAGGTGGAGACTTGCttgaatattcatataataaagaGTTCAATCATAGTTGCCTCCATAAAAACGCATGCAGATCACTGCGAGTGCGCCGGGAATCGCATTTGTTCAGTCTGTGAATGAATTGGGTCAGTCTTTACTCCTTGAATATTCAAGAAAGACTCCGCCCACCATGactatataatttaatatatctcTATAATGGTACGTACTTGTTATAGCCAATTGTGATGAATTATTTCTAGGATATTGCATATTTGCAAACAGGATATAACCTGATTAGGCAGCCTCTGTAGGAGCGGCGTGATCTGGGTATACCCTGTTTGCAAATGAATAGAAATAGTACATATGGAGTAAAGGGTTAAGGTTAAAACAACAGTATGTCTAAAGCGAAAGTCTCGTGGTCCTTATCCTATATCACGAAAGAGTTCAACTCCTTTCATGCTA from Mya arenaria isolate MELC-2E11 chromosome 7, ASM2691426v1 carries:
- the LOC128241539 gene encoding uncharacterized protein LOC128241539 isoform X2, yielding MLYNVENNIIYINMFFRHNYSTEKYEDDNLDSVLCLFHNTARYCPSYCAKQYFRHDATDPFAGARSVVVGKSTSNQRIERWWGTLRQNGIHWWINFFKDLRDTGTFNELDAIQCENLKFCFMDLIQTELDRIAQQWNVHEIREQTNSSVIGGKPDTLFFIPGLFETHDFGNAANLNDVNVCKDMYSRPKRHCEEFKELAHLLKPDLQMPLDAESALRMYTELNNLISRID
- the LOC128241539 gene encoding uncharacterized protein LOC128241539 isoform X1 is translated as MKMTTWIVFCVCFIILLGIAQATVPRYLPPTSITDKTLLTVEYFQKGFKIYEIVAFLLTRHGIITSLRTVKRILKRLNLKRRNIIYTPLEILSDVINREIQTSGQCIGYRTMWRRLMLDYNMYVKRDDVMEIMRALDPVGVELRKAHRLRRRVYFAKGPNFVWHIDGYDKLKPYGFCIHGAVDGFSRKIIWLEVSDSNNDPRLIARYFLDTLNEHKKVPRILRSDGGTENCIALLLQQYFRHDATDPFAGARSVVVGKSTSNQRIERWWGTLRQNGIHWWINFFKDLRDTGTFNELDAIQCENLKFCFMDLIQTELDRIAQQWNVHEIREQTNSSVIGGKPDTLFFIPGLFETHDFGNAANLNDVNVCKDMYSRPKRHCEEFKELAHLLKPDLQMPLDAESALRMYTELNNLISRID